The Solibacillus sp. FSL W7-1436 genome window below encodes:
- the lpdA gene encoding dihydrolipoyl dehydrogenase — MAKDYDVVILGGGTGGYVAAIRASQLGLKTAIVEKNKMGGTCLHAGCIPTKALLRSAEVYVQSKKALDFGVEVNDVKIDFERVQQRKATVVDKLYKGVQHLMKKGKIDVYDGFGRILGPSIFSPMPGTISVEMNDGTENEMLVPQNVIIATGSRPRTLDGLKVDGKKVFTSDEFLTIEKLPKSAIIIGGGVIGVEWASMLTDFDVEVTIIELGDRLLPTEDAAISAEMLKSLKKRGVNVHFNVKLDPSAIDTKEDVTLQVNDETISAEALLLSVGRVANTSNIGLENTEIELDKGYISVNEHFQTKERHIYAIGDVIGGMQLAHVASHEGIRAVEHIAGQNSIPMHYANIARGVYSNPEVASVGLTEEQAKNNGYKVVTTTFPFKAIGKAIVYGETAGFVKVVADESSNDVVGVHLIGPHATDLISEAALGLFLNASPWEVGQMVHLHPSLSEIIGEAALAIEGKAIHF, encoded by the coding sequence ATGGCGAAAGATTATGATGTCGTTATTTTAGGCGGAGGCACGGGCGGTTATGTAGCCGCGATTCGTGCCTCTCAGCTCGGATTGAAAACGGCAATCGTCGAAAAAAATAAAATGGGGGGTACATGCCTGCATGCGGGATGTATTCCGACTAAAGCATTGCTCCGAAGTGCTGAAGTATATGTGCAATCGAAAAAGGCACTTGATTTTGGGGTGGAAGTGAACGATGTCAAAATCGACTTTGAACGTGTCCAACAAAGAAAGGCTACCGTAGTAGATAAACTTTACAAAGGTGTCCAGCATTTGATGAAAAAAGGAAAAATCGATGTGTATGACGGTTTTGGCCGCATTTTAGGGCCATCAATATTCTCGCCGATGCCAGGTACGATTTCGGTGGAGATGAACGACGGTACAGAAAATGAAATGCTTGTGCCGCAAAATGTCATCATTGCGACGGGTTCTCGTCCCCGAACATTGGATGGATTGAAGGTTGATGGGAAAAAGGTGTTCACATCAGATGAATTTCTGACGATCGAAAAACTTCCGAAGTCAGCCATTATTATCGGTGGCGGCGTAATTGGTGTCGAATGGGCGTCGATGCTTACTGATTTCGATGTCGAAGTCACGATTATCGAGTTGGGTGACCGCCTGTTGCCGACCGAAGATGCAGCCATTTCCGCAGAGATGCTGAAATCTTTGAAAAAGCGCGGTGTTAATGTTCATTTCAATGTCAAACTCGATCCGTCAGCAATCGATACAAAAGAAGATGTGACGCTTCAAGTGAATGATGAAACCATTTCAGCTGAAGCACTTTTACTATCAGTCGGAAGGGTAGCGAACACATCAAACATCGGTTTGGAAAACACGGAAATCGAACTGGACAAAGGATATATTTCAGTAAACGAACATTTCCAGACGAAAGAACGTCATATATATGCTATAGGAGACGTGATCGGAGGCATGCAGTTGGCACATGTCGCTTCACATGAAGGGATTCGTGCTGTCGAGCATATTGCGGGACAGAATTCGATTCCAATGCATTATGCCAATATTGCACGAGGCGTCTACAGTAATCCGGAAGTCGCAAGTGTCGGCCTGACGGAAGAACAAGCAAAAAATAACGGCTATAAAGTTGTTACAACAACATTCCCGTTTAAAGCGATCGGTAAAGCGATTGTATATGGTGAAACAGCAGGCTTTGTGAAAGTAGTTGCGGATGAAAGCTCGAACGATGTTGTCGGCGTCCATTTGATCGGACCGCATGCAACGGATCTGATTTCCGAAGCTGCACTTGGCTTGTTTTTAAATGCCTCACCATGGGAAGTTGGACAGATGGTGCATTTGCATCCTTCGTTAAGCGAAATCATCGGGGAAGCCGCGCTGGCGATTGAAGGCAAAGCAATTCATTTTTAA
- a CDS encoding Leu/Phe/Val dehydrogenase, with translation MEIFKYMQKYDFEQVVFCQDEASGLKAVIAIHDTTLGPALGGSRMWTYASEEAAIEDALRLARGMTYKNAAAGLNLGGGKTVIIGDPFKDKNEEMFRALGRFIQGLNGRYITAEDVGTTVADMDLIHEETNYVTGISPAFGSSGNPSPITAYGVFLGMKAAAKEAFGDDSLAGRKVAVQGLGNVAYTLCEYLHKEGAKLIVTDINQQAIDRVVADFGAVAVAPDEIYAQDVDIFSPCALGAIVNDQTIPTFKAKVIAGSANNQLAESRHGKVLHDLGIVYAPDYVINAGGVINVADELYGYNRERAMKRVETIYTSLEKIFAISKEEDIPTYLAANRLAEERIARVAKSRSQFLQNEKNILNGR, from the coding sequence ATGGAAATTTTCAAGTACATGCAGAAATATGATTTTGAACAGGTAGTCTTTTGCCAAGATGAGGCATCGGGGTTAAAAGCGGTAATTGCTATTCATGATACAACATTGGGTCCAGCTCTTGGGGGTTCGCGCATGTGGACATATGCCTCAGAGGAAGCGGCTATTGAAGATGCACTTCGTCTAGCACGCGGTATGACTTATAAAAATGCGGCGGCAGGCTTAAATTTAGGTGGCGGTAAAACAGTTATTATTGGTGATCCGTTCAAGGATAAAAATGAAGAAATGTTCCGTGCATTGGGACGTTTCATTCAAGGTTTGAATGGTCGATATATTACGGCGGAAGATGTTGGTACAACGGTTGCCGATATGGATTTGATCCACGAAGAAACAAATTATGTAACAGGTATTTCGCCGGCATTCGGAAGCTCAGGCAATCCATCGCCAATTACAGCGTATGGTGTATTTTTAGGAATGAAGGCAGCAGCGAAAGAAGCGTTTGGTGACGATTCACTTGCAGGCCGTAAAGTAGCGGTTCAAGGTCTTGGGAATGTCGCGTACACTTTATGTGAATACTTGCATAAAGAAGGAGCGAAACTAATCGTAACGGACATTAATCAGCAGGCAATCGACCGTGTCGTTGCGGACTTTGGAGCGGTAGCTGTAGCACCTGACGAGATTTACGCACAAGATGTAGACATTTTCTCACCATGTGCTCTTGGCGCAATTGTTAATGATCAGACGATTCCGACGTTCAAAGCGAAAGTTATCGCCGGATCTGCAAACAATCAGCTGGCCGAATCAAGACATGGTAAAGTACTGCATGATTTAGGAATTGTGTATGCACCGGATTACGTGATTAATGCAGGCGGTGTTATTAACGTAGCAGATGAGTTATACGGCTATAATCGCGAGCGCGCCATGAAACGCGTTGAAACGATCTACACAAGTCTGGAAAAGATTTTTGCAATTTCAAAAGAAGAAGATATACCAACTTATTTAGCGGCAAACCGTTTAGCGGAAGAGCGTATTGCTCGTGTAGCGAAATCCCGCAGTCAGTTCCTTCAAAACGAAAAAAATATTTTAAACGGCCGCTAA
- a CDS encoding DUF2627 domain-containing protein → MARMAAFIVLVIPAILMAAGIKFMRDTLFGILISPFPWIWLQFVVGAIFFAVSFLFFAGFLLYRDRKRGKVSERWQK, encoded by the coding sequence ATGGCACGTATGGCTGCATTTATCGTACTAGTCATTCCCGCAATTTTAATGGCAGCCGGGATAAAATTTATGCGAGATACATTATTCGGTATTTTAATTTCACCATTTCCGTGGATTTGGTTGCAATTCGTTGTTGGTGCCATCTTTTTTGCCGTTTCGTTTTTATTTTTTGCAGGCTTTTTACTTTATCGCGATCGAAAGCGCGGTAAGGTATCAGAGCGTTGGCAGAAATAA
- a CDS encoding glycerophosphodiester phosphodiesterase — MNNIPIFAHRGASSFHLENTFAAFKKAKELGADGIELDLQVSNDGILVVFHDNDLKRLAGINKMVNQCSYDELIHYKLGPRFKRLFRRDHMVAFADVLEWANAENIALNVELKESLLTNEHVLKELLQTITLPENSHFSSFHESLLRIVKEIRPDIETGYIITKKFYWATLAEQNFFDAIHAHKRYYKGEYLEACKTANIGMRFYAIQGNESFLKNPHSIVKGWITDFPDLVQQAQINS, encoded by the coding sequence ATGAATAACATACCCATTTTTGCCCACCGTGGGGCATCGAGCTTTCACTTGGAAAATACGTTTGCTGCCTTTAAAAAGGCGAAAGAACTTGGGGCGGATGGCATTGAACTGGATCTCCAAGTTTCAAATGATGGGATTTTAGTCGTGTTTCATGACAATGACTTAAAGAGACTTGCCGGCATTAACAAAATGGTTAATCAGTGCTCCTATGACGAACTGATCCACTACAAATTAGGACCGCGGTTTAAAAGGTTGTTTCGCCGTGACCACATGGTTGCTTTTGCCGACGTACTGGAGTGGGCGAATGCCGAAAATATAGCGTTGAATGTGGAGCTGAAAGAGTCGCTGTTAACGAACGAGCATGTGCTGAAGGAATTACTGCAAACGATTACTTTACCTGAAAACAGCCACTTCTCGTCATTCCATGAATCTTTGCTAAGAATTGTGAAAGAGATTCGACCGGATATCGAAACAGGGTATATCATTACGAAAAAATTCTATTGGGCCACATTGGCGGAGCAAAATTTTTTCGATGCAATCCATGCACATAAACGTTACTATAAAGGTGAATATTTAGAAGCTTGTAAAACGGCCAATATTGGAATGCGTTTTTATGCAATCCAGGGAAATGAATCCTTTTTGAAAAATCCGCATTCTATCGTAAAAGGGTGGATCACTGATTTTCCGGATTTAGTTCAGCAAGCCCAAATAAATTCCTGA
- a CDS encoding DUF342 domain-containing protein — MVIHENHFFEIIKNDRKVYLQTRKPGFMLKDFETIVRQNPRIKLTNFALLKKGLNEVSESPVEIGMWLPSMVIGISRDKMSASLFVYETAEHIKENVQSIQNKIQKLLADENITHGILNVKPEAIVTAKAILIAQGTPSVKGEDAQLAYLELPERKPVIREDGKADYYDMNFIYEIEEGAWLGEKIHALPGIPGINIYGEAIPAPSGSDLPLKYDRKSAYEVEEDGKTVLRSKINGVVEEHEGMVSVNQHLPIVGDVGIETGNIEFNGSVSIKGTVQPGFSVTANGDISIEHPEGVSGAKLIKSLNGDIFIRGGIFGLGETQVEAAGDIFVKHINDAHLVAGRNLNIGFYSLGSNLCAHSISVDERKGKIIGGTAIAKSTIVAAFTGNRLERPTELIINSINKAESLEGIQFKASLLKSMQEDIVHLESQIERIVPVIHTLTQRQTEALELTKQKHASNKETALNLDREIKQLMSDLRKVSKAEIHVTKEAYPGTYIQIGKKSTVLTSTTNGRFLIENGELNV, encoded by the coding sequence ATGGTTATTCATGAAAATCATTTTTTTGAAATAATAAAAAATGATAGAAAAGTATATTTGCAAACACGAAAACCAGGTTTTATGCTAAAAGACTTCGAAACGATTGTGCGCCAAAATCCTCGTATTAAACTTACGAATTTTGCATTATTGAAAAAGGGACTAAATGAAGTGAGTGAATCCCCTGTTGAAATTGGTATGTGGCTGCCATCGATGGTAATCGGAATTTCCCGAGATAAAATGTCGGCATCGCTTTTTGTATATGAGACAGCGGAGCATATAAAAGAGAATGTGCAATCCATTCAGAATAAGATTCAGAAACTTTTAGCTGATGAGAACATAACGCACGGAATTTTAAATGTGAAACCTGAAGCCATTGTCACGGCAAAAGCAATATTGATTGCGCAAGGTACGCCATCTGTTAAAGGTGAAGATGCACAACTTGCCTATTTAGAACTACCTGAGCGAAAACCGGTCATAAGAGAAGACGGGAAAGCGGATTATTATGATATGAATTTCATTTATGAAATTGAAGAAGGCGCATGGCTTGGTGAGAAAATTCATGCATTGCCGGGTATTCCGGGAATAAATATTTATGGGGAAGCAATTCCTGCTCCATCGGGGAGTGACCTGCCGTTGAAGTATGACCGGAAATCGGCGTATGAAGTTGAAGAAGACGGCAAAACCGTACTACGCTCGAAAATTAACGGGGTAGTTGAAGAGCATGAAGGGATGGTAAGTGTTAATCAACATTTACCGATTGTTGGAGATGTCGGCATTGAAACCGGAAATATTGAATTTAATGGTTCTGTCTCGATTAAAGGAACAGTCCAGCCAGGTTTTTCGGTGACTGCAAATGGCGATATTTCAATCGAACATCCGGAAGGTGTATCCGGCGCAAAACTGATTAAGTCCTTAAACGGGGATATTTTTATTCGTGGAGGTATCTTCGGATTAGGCGAAACACAAGTAGAAGCTGCCGGTGATATATTCGTTAAACATATAAATGATGCCCATTTGGTCGCAGGTCGAAATCTGAATATTGGATTTTATTCATTAGGTTCTAATTTATGTGCGCATTCCATATCGGTCGATGAACGAAAAGGGAAAATCATTGGGGGAACTGCAATCGCAAAAAGCACAATCGTTGCGGCATTTACAGGAAACCGATTGGAAAGACCGACTGAACTCATCATCAATAGCATAAACAAAGCGGAAAGTCTTGAGGGCATTCAATTCAAGGCATCGCTGCTAAAATCAATGCAGGAAGACATCGTGCATCTTGAGTCACAAATAGAACGCATCGTTCCCGTTATACATACGTTAACACAACGACAAACGGAAGCACTGGAGCTAACAAAGCAAAAGCACGCTTCCAATAAAGAAACAGCGCTGAATTTAGATCGGGAAATTAAACAGTTAATGAGCGATTTGCGCAAAGTTAGTAAAGCAGAGATACATGTAACGAAAGAAGCATATCCTGGTACATATATACAGATCGGCAAAAAGTCCACTGTTTTGACGTCTACAACGAATGGACGATTTTTAATAGAAAATGGAGAGTTGAATGTATAA
- a CDS encoding DNA polymerase III subunit alpha, whose translation MSVIVLDNKRLFLKRIKGYELNTEKIYYRNEKAEERFLFLFLMNEEELWSEYKFEYLYIKMLDGNEYKYFSDKKLYNILEKMDQYFKDVDLDEIEDCKFKSSDDCYYISENLKEILEDDEHLERAVDSYIIIRDTYIFVDEDISIIAERIDNSFGTV comes from the coding sequence TTGAGTGTTATTGTACTAGATAACAAAAGACTTTTTCTAAAAAGGATTAAAGGTTATGAGCTGAACACCGAAAAAATCTATTATCGCAATGAAAAAGCAGAGGAAAGGTTTCTTTTCCTGTTCTTGATGAATGAAGAGGAACTCTGGAGTGAATACAAGTTCGAATATTTATATATTAAGATGCTTGATGGCAATGAATACAAGTATTTCTCTGATAAGAAATTATATAATATTTTGGAGAAAATGGATCAATACTTTAAAGATGTCGACCTTGATGAGATAGAAGATTGTAAATTTAAGAGTTCCGATGATTGCTACTATATTAGCGAGAACTTAAAGGAAATACTTGAAGATGATGAGCATCTAGAACGGGCTGTTGACAGTTATATAATAATCAGGGATACGTACATATTCGTTGATGAAGACATTTCAATTATTGCGGAAAGGATTGATAATTCTTTTGGAACGGTATAA
- the ltrA gene encoding group II intron reverse transcriptase/maturase, translated as MMLNQILERQNMIQALKRVEANKGSHGVDMMPVQTLRQHILENWETIKSQILNGTYEPQPVRRVEIPKPDGGVRLLGIPTVTDRLIQQAISQILSKEYDPTFSDHSYGFRPNRSAHDAVRKAKGYLKEGYRWVIDMDLEKFFDKVNHDRLMGTLAKRISDKPLLKLIRKYLQAGVMINGVISSTEEGTPQGGPLSPLLSNIVLDELDKELEKRGHKFVRYADDCNIYVKTERAGLRVMASVQRFIEGKLRLKVNEKKSAVDRPWNRKFLGFSFTNHKEPKVRIAKLSLVRMKKKIREITSRKMPYSIEYRIEKLNQYLIGWCGYFALADTPSIFKALDGWIKRRLRMCLWKNWKNPRTRVRNLIRLKVPYGKAYEWGNTRKGYWRISKSPILHRTLGNSYWESQGLKSLQVRYETLRYSS; from the coding sequence GTGATGTTGAATCAAATTTTGGAACGGCAAAACATGATACAAGCATTAAAGCGAGTAGAAGCGAATAAAGGAAGCCATGGAGTAGACATGATGCCCGTACAAACCTTACGACAGCACATCCTCGAAAATTGGGAAACCATAAAATCGCAGATTTTGAATGGTACCTACGAACCGCAACCAGTCCGTCGTGTCGAAATCCCGAAACCAGACGGCGGTGTGCGTCTATTAGGAATACCAACCGTGACGGACCGTTTGATTCAGCAAGCCATCTCGCAGATTTTATCAAAAGAATATGACCCAACATTTTCGGACCACAGCTATGGATTCCGTCCAAATCGGAGTGCTCATGATGCGGTGAGGAAGGCAAAAGGCTATTTAAAAGAGGGATACCGATGGGTAATTGATATGGATTTAGAGAAATTCTTTGATAAGGTTAATCATGACCGCCTAATGGGAACATTAGCAAAACGAATTTCAGATAAACCGTTATTAAAACTTATTCGTAAATATCTCCAAGCGGGTGTCATGATTAATGGAGTAATTTCAAGTACAGAAGAAGGGACCCCTCAAGGTGGTCCTTTAAGTCCGCTACTTTCTAATATCGTCTTAGATGAACTCGATAAAGAGCTAGAGAAACGAGGACATAAATTCGTTCGCTACGCAGATGATTGCAATATTTATGTGAAAACCGAACGTGCTGGATTACGGGTGATGGCAAGTGTACAGCGATTCATCGAGGGTAAACTTCGTTTAAAAGTAAATGAAAAGAAATCAGCAGTAGACCGTCCATGGAATCGTAAATTCCTAGGTTTTAGTTTTACGAATCATAAAGAACCGAAAGTTCGCATTGCGAAATTAAGTCTCGTACGAATGAAGAAGAAAATACGAGAAATTACCTCAAGAAAGATGCCTTATTCCATAGAATACCGAATTGAAAAGTTGAACCAATATCTGATAGGGTGGTGTGGATATTTCGCTTTAGCGGATACTCCTTCAATATTTAAAGCATTAGATGGATGGATTAAACGAAGATTACGTATGTGTCTATGGAAGAATTGGAAGAACCCCCGAACAAGAGTCAGAAATCTTATTCGTTTAAAAGTACCTTATGGGAAAGCATACGAATGGGGAAACACCCGAAAAGGGTACTGGCGCATTTCTAAAAGCCCCATATTACACAGAACCCTCGGCAATTCCTATTGGGAAAGCCAAGGGCTGAAAAGTCTGCAAGTTCGTTATGAAACTTTGCGTTATTCATCTTAA
- the spo0A gene encoding sporulation transcription factor Spo0A, producing the protein MSKVKIAIADDNRELVKMMEVYFTNHPQIEIVATASNGKICIKMLEEHKIDVLLLDIIMPHLDGLAVLEEMYNDERHTQTQVIMLTAFGQEDVMKQAVNFGASYFMLKPFEFEQLVQKILHCAGKKVEQEKRVPVLTTSTPAKMDTRLLDTTITGIIKEIGVPAHIKGYAYLREAIQMVYNDIELLSSVTKILYPEIAKKFGTTPSRVERAIRHAIEVAWNRGSYENISELFGYTVHHMKSKPTNSEFIAMIADKIRIEMVAS; encoded by the coding sequence TTGTCAAAGGTGAAAATTGCGATTGCTGATGATAATCGCGAATTAGTAAAAATGATGGAAGTATATTTTACGAATCATCCGCAAATTGAAATTGTTGCAACAGCATCCAACGGAAAAATATGTATTAAGATGTTGGAAGAGCATAAAATCGATGTTTTGCTTTTGGATATCATTATGCCTCATTTGGATGGGCTGGCTGTATTGGAAGAGATGTATAATGATGAGCGTCATACACAGACACAAGTTATTATGCTGACTGCTTTTGGCCAGGAGGATGTAATGAAGCAGGCTGTCAATTTCGGCGCTTCTTACTTCATGTTAAAGCCATTTGAATTTGAGCAGCTTGTTCAAAAAATTCTGCATTGTGCAGGCAAGAAAGTCGAACAGGAAAAACGTGTTCCGGTTTTAACGACAAGTACCCCTGCGAAAATGGATACACGCTTACTGGATACAACGATTACAGGCATCATTAAAGAGATTGGTGTCCCTGCACATATAAAAGGATATGCTTATTTACGTGAAGCAATCCAGATGGTTTACAATGATATCGAGTTATTGAGCTCGGTTACAAAAATTTTATATCCGGAAATCGCGAAAAAATTCGGAACTACCCCGTCACGTGTGGAACGTGCGATTCGCCATGCCATTGAAGTAGCATGGAACCGGGGCAGCTATGAAAATATTTCGGAGCTGTTCGGCTATACCGTGCACCATATGAAATCAAAACCGACTAACTCGGAGTTCATTGCGATGATCGCGGACAAGATCCGTATTGAGATGGTAGCGAGCTAA
- a CDS encoding SpoIVB peptidase S55 domain-containing protein — protein sequence MMIKKWSILVALLFMLSPIQVLGKSLIPMGHSIGVQLEMPYVMVAQDVLLENSEWLKKGEHILKLNGEKVSQLEDIAGKGESFTLTVENGKQQREINVSAHELVHLKPFLKSETDGIGTLTYIDPETMEYGALGHQIVDSTMKQPPKFNDGAIFEASISQVKKSTPGQPGYKISVVDKSQMPLGSVISNDVYGIFGNWKQSLHDSLHPPLEIIHANELKKGKAQILTAIDGEEVNLFDIEIDKQTDNTFTFNVVDERLIKKTGGIVQGMSGSPIIQNNQFVGAVTHMFIEEPTKGAGILVIEMLKKSP from the coding sequence TATTGGGAAAATCATTAATTCCAATGGGCCATTCAATTGGCGTTCAGTTGGAGATGCCCTATGTAATGGTTGCACAGGACGTATTATTGGAAAATAGTGAGTGGTTGAAAAAGGGAGAACATATTTTAAAACTTAATGGTGAAAAAGTGAGCCAGTTAGAAGATATTGCCGGCAAAGGCGAATCATTTACACTGACCGTTGAGAATGGAAAGCAACAACGAGAGATCAACGTATCAGCTCATGAACTGGTGCATTTAAAACCATTTTTGAAAAGTGAAACAGATGGAATAGGGACATTAACGTATATCGATCCTGAAACGATGGAATACGGAGCGCTTGGACATCAAATTGTAGATTCTACAATGAAGCAGCCTCCGAAATTCAATGATGGTGCAATCTTTGAAGCATCAATCTCACAAGTGAAGAAAAGTACGCCTGGACAGCCAGGGTACAAAATTTCAGTTGTGGATAAATCACAAATGCCACTCGGTTCAGTCATAAGCAATGATGTATACGGAATTTTTGGTAATTGGAAACAATCATTACATGACAGTTTGCATCCGCCGTTGGAAATTATACATGCAAATGAGTTAAAAAAGGGAAAAGCACAAATCTTAACGGCAATCGACGGGGAAGAAGTCAATTTGTTCGATATCGAAATTGACAAACAAACGGATAATACGTTTACCTTCAACGTTGTCGATGAACGTCTTATAAAGAAAACGGGCGGTATTGTTCAAGGGATGAGCGGAAGTCCCATTATACAGAATAACCAGTTCGTTGGTGCAGTAACGCATATGTTTATCGAAGAACCAACAAAAGGTGCCGGTATTCTTGTTATTGAAATGCTGAAAAAGAGCCCGTAA